In Populus alba chromosome 1, ASM523922v2, whole genome shotgun sequence, a single window of DNA contains:
- the LOC118040406 gene encoding LOW QUALITY PROTEIN: uncharacterized protein (The sequence of the model RefSeq protein was modified relative to this genomic sequence to represent the inferred CDS: deleted 2 bases in 1 codon), with protein MAIESVGGSVVSKIAELLVEPAIKQFRYMFCFNNFVQEFDEQMMNLALAFYRLQDAVNVAERNAEEIEMDVNTWLENAKNEIEGVNRLQNEKGKIIKCFTWCPNSIRQFKLSKALAKKTETLRKLEENSRKFPKVSHKAPLQEIKFLPSKEFTLSGSSKEAFKQIMKALKDDKVNMIGLYGMGGVGKTTLVKEVGRRAKELHLFDEVLIATVSQNPNVTGIQDQMADSLDLKFDKKSKEGRAKELWQRLQAKKMLIVLDDVWKDIDFQEIGIPFGDDHMGCKILLTTRLEDMCSYMKCKEKVFLGLFSEEEAWALFRINADLRDEDSTLNTVAKKVARECNGLPVALVTVGRALRDKSVVEWEVASEELKNSQFRHLEQIDGQKNAYACLKLSYDYVTSDETKSCFLLCCLFPEDCNIPIEYLTRYAVGYGLHKDAESIEDARKRVYVAIKNLKACCMLLGTESEEYVKMHDLVRDVAIRIASSEKYGFMVKAGIGLLEWPTSNKSFDGCTTMSLMGNKLAELPEELVCPQLKVLLLELDDDLNVPERFFEGMKAIEVLSLNGGCLSLQSLQFSTNLQSLLLIGCVCEDLIWLRKLQRLEILGFIWCDSVEELPDEIGELKELRLLDLTNCPNLRRIPVNLIARLKKLEELLMGDESFKGWDVVGCDSTEGMNASLTELSSLSHLAVLSLKIPKVECIPRDFVFPGLLKYDIVLGDWYSELDKEYPTSTRLYLGDISATSLNAKTFEQLFPTVSHICFWRVEGLRNIVLSSDQMTSHGHGSQKDFLQRLEYVKVKKCGDIRTLFPAKWRQALKNLRRVKSYDCRSLEEVFEFDEAEKGINKEKELPLLSCLTTLLLSNLPELKCIWKGPTRHVSLQSLINLKLSSLHKLTFIFTPSLAQSLIHLETLQIERCHGLKRLIREKDDEGEIIPESLGFPKLKKLSIRGCHYLEYVFPVSVSPSLQNLEEMEIREANNLKQVFYSGEGDDIIVKSKIKDGIIDFPQLRKLSLSKSSFFGPTDFAAQLPSLQCLSISGHEEWDNLLAQLRERPLYFSPNFFFLNLNCRIQYIVIISYFFLQISETKELYLTNWYLLMQGLTSLETLILSSVLVPDLRCIWKGLMLSHLTSLMVYSCKRLTRVFTHSMIASLVQLKVLEISNCEELEQIIAKDNNDEKHQILSESDLQSACFPNLCRLQITRCNKLKSLFPIAMASGLKKLQILEVRDSSQLLGVFGQGDHASPVNVEKEMVLPVLQELLLIQLPSIFCCSLGCYDFLFPHLEKLKVHGCPKLTIESATTSNDSMSAQSKAFMNLKEISIGNLEGVQDLMQVGSLVTNISGRHELSLVSLETLHLNLLPDLRCIWKGLVPCNLTTVKVNECKSLTHVFTNSMIASLLQLKVLEISNCDELEQIIAKDNDDENDQILSGSDLQSSCFPKLYRLEITGCNKLKSLFPIAMASGLKKLQELKVRKSSQLLGVFGQGDHASPVNVEKEMVLLDLQWLALEKLPSIVHFSHGCYDFIFPRLWWLEVRQCPKLTTTFATTSNGSMSAQSEVSQVAEGSSTGCSVPTSTYRTWTSYNGWEEEKEEEDGVR; from the exons ATGGCAATCGAAAGTGTTGGCGGGTCCGTTGTATCTAAGATAGCAGAGCTCTTGGTGGAACCAGCAATCAAGCAGTTCCGTTACATGTTCTGTTTCAACAATTTTGTTCAAGAATTCGATGAACAAATGATGAACCTGGCTTTGGCATTTTATCGTCTGCAAGATGCTGTCAACGTTGCTGAAAGGAATGCTGAAGAAATTGAGATGGATGTCAACACATGGctggaaaatgcaaaaaacGAAATTGAAGGTGTGAATCGTttgcaaaatgaaaaaggaaaaatcatcaAATGCTTTACTTGGTGTCCAAATTCGATCCGACAATTCAAGTTAAGCAAGGCACTGGCAAAGAAGACGGAGACTTTgagaaaacttgaagaaaatagCAGAAAGTTTCCAAAAGTGTCCCACAAAGCACCTCTTCAAGAGATAAAATTTCTTCCATCAAAGGAATTCACACTCTCAGGATCGTCAAAAGAAGCTTTCAAACAGATTATGAAAGCTCTCAAAGATGACAAGGTCAATATGATCGGACTGTACGGCATGGGAGGGGTGGGTAAAACCACCCTGGTGAAAGAAGTAGGCAGGAGAGCCAAAGAGTTGCACCTTTTTGATGAAGTTTTGATAGCTACGGTGTCCCAGAATCCAAATGTCACAGGCATCCAGGATCAAATGGCAGATAGTTTAGATCTGAAATTTGACAAGAAGAGTAAAGAAGGGAGAGCAAAAGAACTATGGCAGAGACTGCAGGCAAAGAAGATGCTTATAGTCCTGGATGATGTCTGGAAAGATATTGACTTCCAAGAAATAGGGATCCCATTTGGTGATGATCACATGGGTTGTAAAATTCTTCTAACAACACGTCTTGAAGACATGTGTTCTTATATGAAGTGCAAGGAAAAAGTTTTTTTAGGTCTCTTTTCTGAAGAGGAAGCATGGGCTTTATTCAGAATCAATGCAGATTTACGTGACGAGGACTCTACCTTGAACACGGTGGCAAAGAAGGTTGCGAGAGAATGTAATGGATTGCCTGTAGCACTTGTGACAGTGGGAAGGGCTCTAAGAGATAAATCTGTTGTTGAGTGGGAAGTAGCGTCTGAAGAGCTCAAAAACTCTCAATTTCGGCATTTGGAACAAATTGACGGACAAAAAAATGCATATGCATGTCTTAAGTTGAGCTATGATTATGTGACGTCCGATGAAACCAAGTCATGTTTCTTGCTATGCTGTTTATTTCCAGAAGATTGCAACATTCCAATTGAGTACTTGACGAGATACGCAGTTGGCTATGGGTTACATAAAGATGCGGAATCCATTGAAGATGCAAGGAAACGAGTTTATGTGGCAATCAAAAACCTCAAAGCTTGTTGTATGCTGTTAGGAACTGAAAGTGAAGAATATGTGAAAATGCATGACTTGGTTCGTGATGTTGCTATTCGGATAGCATCATCAGAAAAATACGGATTCATGGTAAAGGCTGGCATTGGGTTGCTGGAGTGGCCAACGAGCAATAAAAGCTTTGATGGTTGTACAACAATGTCGTTAATGGGCAATAAACTAGCAGAACTTCCTGAAGAATTGGTGTGTCCACAGCTCAAAGTTCTTTTATTAGAACTGGATGATGATTTGAATGTTCCAGAGAGGTTTTTTGAAGGGATGAAA GCAATAGAAGTATTGTCTCTTAATGGAGGGTGTTTGTCATTGCAATCACTTCAATTCTCAACGAACCTTCAATCGTTGTTGTTGATCGGCTGTGTATGCGAGGACCTCATTTGGTTGAGAAAGCTGCAACGACTTGAGATTCTTGGTTTCATTTGGTGCGACTCCGTTGAAGAATTACCTGATGAAATTGGGGAGCTCAAGGAGTTAAGGTTGTTGGATTTGACAAATTGTCCAAATCTAAGAAGGATTCCTGTGAATTTGATTGCAAGGTTGAAGAAGTTAGAAGAACTGTTGATGGGGGATGAGAGCTTCAAGGGATGGGATGTTGTTGGATGTGACAGCACAGAAGGAATGAATGCAAGCCTAACAGAACTAAGTTCGCTGTCTCATTTAGCTGTATTATCATTGAAGATACCGAAGGTTGAATGCATTCccagagattttgtttttcccgGGTTGCTCAAATATGATATAGTGTTAGGGGATTGGTATTCAGAACTCGATAAAGAATACCCAACCTCGACAAGATTATATTTGGGTGATATAAGCGCCACATCCTTAAatgcaaagacatttgagcagtTGTTTCCTACCGTgtctcatatttgtttttggagaGTGGAGGGTTTAAGAAATATAGTATTGTCCTCTGATCAGATGACCTCCCATGGCCATGGGTCGCAAAAGGACTTCTTACAAAGATTAGAATATGTCAAAGTGAAAAAATGTGGGGATATTCGCACTCTGTTTCCAGCAAAATGGCGGCAAGCTTTGAAAAATCTAAGGAGAGTGAAATCTTATGATTGCAGATCATTGGAAGAGGTATTTGAATTTGATGAGGCTGAAAAAGGAATTAACAAGGAGAAGGAGCTGCCGCTACTGTCATGTTTAACAACGTTACTGCTGTCAAATTTACCTGAGCTCAAATGTATATGGAAGGGGCCCACTAGACATGTCAGCCTCCAAAGTCTTATTAATCTGAAGTTGTCTTCTCTTCACAAACTGACATTTATCTTCACACCGTCCCTCGCTCAAAGTCttattcatctggaaacactaCAGATAGAACGTTGCCATGGATTGAAGCGTCTTATCAGAGAGAAGGATGACGAAGGGGAAATAATTCCAGAGTCTCTTGGCttcccaaaattaaaaaaactctctaTAAGAGGCTGTCATTATCTGGAATATGTCTTCCCTGTCTCCGTGTCTCCAAGTCTTCAGAACCTGGAAGAGATGGAGATTCGTGAAGCTAACAATTTAAAGCAAGTATTTTACAGTGGAGAAGGAGATGACATCATCGTCAAGTCTAAAATTAAAGATGGCATCATCGACTTCCCTCAGCTAAGAAAATTGTCTCTTTCAAAGTCCAGTTTTTTTGGTCCAACGGATTTTGCTGCCCAATTGCCTTCTTTGCAATGTCTAAGCATCTCTGGCCACGAAGAATGGGATAATTTGTTGGCACAGCTTCGAGAACGTCCTTTATATTTCTCccctaattttttctttttaaatttaaattgtcgAATTCAATACATTGTgataatttcttatttcttcctTCAGATTTCTGAGACTAAA GAATTATATCTAACAAATTGGTACCTTTTGATGCAGGGGTTAACAAGTTTGgaaacattaattttatcctCCGTGCTTGTGCCTGACCTGAGGTGTATATGGAAGGGTCTCATGCTGAGCCATTTGACTTCTTTGATGGTGTATAGCTGTAAGAGATTGACACGTGTATTCACACATAGCATGATTGCTAGTCTAGTTCAACTGAAAGTTCTAGAGATATCAAATTGTGAGGAATTGGAGCAAATTATTGCCAaggataataatgatgaaaagcATCAGATATTGTCAGAAAGTGATCTCCAATCTGCATGCTTTCCTAATTTGTGTCGACTTCAGATCACAAGATGCAACAAGTTGAAGAGTCTCTTCCCAATAGCCATGGCTTCAGGTCTCAAAAAGCTCCAAATACTTGAAGTAAGAGACTCCTCTCAATTATTAGGAGTATTTGGGCAGGGTGATCATGCTTCACCTGTCAATGTTGAGAAGGAGATGGTGCTCCCTGTTCTGCAGGAGTTGTTGCTTATACAATTACCAAGTATTTTTTGCTGTAGTCTCGGATGTTATGATTTCTTGTTCCCTCATTTGGAGAAGTTGAAGGTGCATGGATGCCCAAAGCTGACCATAGAATCTGCTACTACATCAAATGACTCAATGAGTGCTCAATCAAAG gcatttatgaatttgaaagaaatatctATTGGAAACTTGGAAGGAGTACAAGACTTAATGCAGGTTGGAAGTTTGGTAACTAATATAAGTGGTCGGCATGAACTTTCATTGGTGAGTTTGGAAACATTACACTTGAACTTATTGCCTGACTTGAGGTGTATATGGAAGGGTCTCGTGCCGTGCAATTTGACTACTGTGAAGGTGAACGAGTGTAAGAGTCTGACACATGTATTCACAAACAGCATGATTGCTAGTCTACTTCAACTGAAAGTTCTAGAGATATCAAATTGTGATGAATTAGAGCAAATCATTGCTaaggataatgatgatgaaaatgatcAGATATTGTCAGGGAGTGATCTCCAATCTTCATGCTTCCCTAAATTGTATCGACTTGAGATCACAGGGTGCAACAAGTTGAAGAGTCTCTTCCCGATAGCCATGGCTTCAGGTCTCAAAAAGCTCCAAGAACTTAAAGTAAGAAAATCCTCTCAATTATTGGGAGTATTTGGGCAGGGTGATCATGCTTCACCTGTCAATGTTGAGAAGGAGATGGTGCTCCTCGATCTGCAGTGGCTGGCTCTAGAAAAATTACCAAGTATTGTCCACTTCAGTCATGGATGTTATGATTTCATATTCCCTCGTTTGTGGTGGTTGGAGGTGCGTCAATGTCCAAAGCTGACCACAACATTTGCTACTACATCAAATGGTTCAATGAGTGCTCAATCAGAG GTATCTCAAGTAGCTGAGGGTTCCAGCACTGGTTGCTCCGTGCCAACCAGCACTTATAGAACGTGGACCTCATATAATGGGTGGGAAGAGGAAAAAGAGGAAGAGGATGGAGTCAGATGA
- the LOC118040414 gene encoding LOW QUALITY PROTEIN: uncharacterized protein (The sequence of the model RefSeq protein was modified relative to this genomic sequence to represent the inferred CDS: deleted 2 bases in 2 codons) gives MAIESVGESVVSKIAELLVEPAIKQFRYMFCFNNFVQEFDEQMMNLALAFYRLQDAVNVAERNAEEIEIDVNTWLENAKNEIEGVNRLQNEKGKIGRCFTWCPNSMRQFKLSKALAKKTETLRKLEENSRKFPKVSHKAPLQDIEFLPSEGLTPSESLKEAFEQIMKALKDDTVNMIGLYGMGGVGKTTLVKEVGRGAKELQLVDEVLIVTVSQNPNVTDMQDQMAVILGLDFDGKSGKERAGRLWQRLQGKKVLIILDDAWKDIDLKEVGIPFGDAHRGCKTLLTTRLEHICSSMKCQQKVLLRVLSENEAWALFKINAGLRDEDSDLNRVAKKVARECKGLPIALVTVGRALRDKSAVEWEVAFDQLKKSQFLDMEQLDEQKNAYACLKLSYDYLKHEKTKLCFLLCCLFPEDYNIPIEDLTRYAVGYGLHQDVESIEDARKRVYVAIKNLKACCMLLGTETEEDVKMHDLVRDVAIQIASSEKYGFVVKAGFRLKEWPTSNKRLEGCTVVSLMGNTLAELPEGLVCPQLKVLLLELDDDVNVPEGFFEGMKAIEVLSLQGGCLSLQSLQFSTNLQSLLLRGCESKDLNWLRKLQRLEILGLWCSSVEELPDEIGTLKELRLLDLTGCHYLRRIPVNLIGRLKKLEELLIGDVVGCDSTEGMNASLTELSSLSHLAVLSLTIPEVECIPRDFVFPSLLKYDILLGDEYSELDKEYPTSTRLYLGDISATSLNAKTFEQLFPTVSHLCFWRVEGLRNIVLSSDQMTTHGSEKDFLQRLEHVEVKACGDIRTLFLAKWRQALKNLRSVEIDDCDSLEEVFELDEEKELLSSLTRLRLSSLPELICIWKGPTRHVSLHSLAHLELLFLDKLTFIFTPSLAQSLIHLETLLIHHCRVLKRLIREKDDEGEIIPESLGFPKLKTLSIICCYELEYVFPVSVSRSLQNLKQMEIFKADNLKRVFYSGEGDDIIIIDFPQLRKLSLSKCSFFGPRDFAAQLPSLQELAIDGHEEWDNLLAQLRGFTSLETLKLSSLLVPDLRCIWKGLVSCNLTTLKVNECKRLTHVFTDSMIASLLQLEFLEISNCEELEQIIAKENDNEKDQIFSGSDLQSACFPNLCRLVIRGCNKLKSLFPIVMASGLKKLQILEVRESSQLLGVFGQGDHASPVNVEKEMVLPDLQELLLIKLPSISCFSLGCYDFLFPHLQKLKVHGCPKLTIESATTSNDSMSAQSKGFMNLKEISIENLEGVQDLIQVGCLITNRRGGHELSIVSLETLHLNLLPDLRCIWKGLLPSNLTSLEVNECKRLTHVFTNNMIASLVQLEVLEISNCDELEQIIAKDNDDENDQILAGSDLQSSCFPNLYRLNIRGCNKLKSLFPVAMASGLKKLCMLNVTESSQLFGVFGQDDHASPVNVEKEMVLPDLHFLTLYKLPSIVYFSHGFYDFIFPDLMELKVRQCPKLTTKFTTTSNGSMSAQSEVSQVAEGFSTGCSVPTSTCRTWTIYNGWKEEKEEED, from the exons ATGGCTATCGAAAGTGTTGGTGAGTCCGTTGTATCTAAGATAGCAGAGCTCTTGGTGGAACCAGCAATCAAGCAGTTCCGTTACATGTTCTGTTTCAACAATTTTGTTCAAGAATTCGATGAACAAATGATGAACCTGGCTTTGGCATTTTATCGTCTGCAAGATGCTGTCAACGTTGCTGAAAGGAATGCTGAAGAAATTGAGATTGATGTCAACACATGGctggaaaatgcaaaaaacGAAATTGAAGGTGTGAATCGTttgcaaaatgaaaaaggaaaaattggcAGATGCTTTACTTGGTGTCCAAATTCGATGCGACAATTCAAGTTAAGCAAGGCACTGGCAAAGAAGACGGAGACTTTgagaaaacttgaagaaaatagCAGAAAGTTTCCAAAAGTGTCCCACAAAGCACCTCTTCAAGACATAGAATTTCTTCCATCAGAGGGACTCACACCCTCGGAATCATTAAAAGAAGCTTTCGAACAGATAATGAAAGCTCTCAAAGATGACACTGTCAATATGATCGGACTGTACGGCATG GGAGGGGTGGGTAAAACCACCCTGGTCAAAGAAGTAGGTAGGGGAGCCAAAGAGTTGCAGCTTGTTGATGAAGTTTTGATAGTCACGGTGTCCCAGAATCCAAATGTCACAGACATGCAGGATCAAATGGCAGTTATTTTAGGTCTGGATTTTGATGGAAAGAGTGGAAAGGAGAGAGCAGGTCGGTTATGGCAGAGACTTCAGGGAAAGAAGGTGCTTATAATCCTGGATGATGCTTGGAAAGATATTGACTTGAAAGAGGTAGGGATCCCATTTGGTGATGCTCACAGGGGTTGTAAAACTCTTCTAACAACACGTCTTGAACACATATGTTCTTCTATGAAGTGCCAGCAAAAAGTGTTATTAAGAGTCTTATCTGAAAATGAAGCATGGGCTTTATTCAAAATCAATGCAGGTTTACGTGATGAGGACTCTGACTTGAACAGAGTGGCAAAGAAGGTTGCGAGAGAATGTAAAGGATTGCCTATAGCACTTGTGACAGTGGGAAGGGCTCTAAGAGATAAATCTGCAGTTGAGTGGGAAGTAGCATTTGATCAGCTAAAAAAGTCTCAATTTCTGGACATGGAACAActtgatgaacaaaaaaatgcaTATGCATGTCTTAAGTTGAGCTATGATTATTTGAAGCACGAGAAAACCAAGTTATGTTTCTTGCTATGCTGTTTATTTCCAGAAGATTACAACATTCCAATTGAGGACTTGACAAGATACGCAGTTGGCTATGGGTTACATCAAGATGTGGAGTCCATTGAAGATGCAAGGAAACGAGTTTATGTGGCAATCAAAAACCTCAAAGCTTGTTGTATGCTGTTAGGAACTGAAACTGAAGAAGATGTGAAAATGCATGACTTGGTTCGTGATGTTGCTATTCAGATAGCATCATCAGAAAAATACGGATTCGTGGTAAAGGCTGGCTTTCGGTTGAAGGAGTGGCCAACGAGCAACAAAAGATTAGAAGGTTGTACAGTAGTTTCGTTAATGGGCAATACACTAGCAGAACTTCCTGAAGGATTGGTGTGTCCACAGCTCAAAGTTCTATTATTAGAACTGGATGATGACGTGAATGTTCCAGAGGGGTTTTTTGAAGGGATGAAAGCAATAGAAGTTTTGTCTCTACAGGGAGGGTGTTTGTCATTGCAATCACTTCAATTCTCAACGAACCTTCAATCGTTGCTGTTGAGAGGGTGTGAGTCCAAGGACCTCAATTGGTTGAGAAAGCTGCAAAGACTTGAGATTCTTGGTTTGTGGTGCTCCTCCGTTGAAGAATTACCTGATGAAATTGGGACGCTCAAGGAGTTAAGGTTGTTGGATTTGACAGGTTGTCACTATCTAAGAAGGATTCCTGTGAATTTGATAGGAAGGTTGAAGAAGTTAGAAGAACTGTTGATTGGGGATGTTGTTGGATGTGACAGCACAGAAGGAATGAATGCAAGCCTAACAGAACTAAGTTCGCTGTCTCATTTAGCTGTGTTATCATTGACGATACCGGAGGTTGAATGCATTCccagagattttgtttttcccagCTTGCTCAAATATGATATACTGTTAGGGGATGAGTATTCAGAACTCGATAAAGAATACCCAACCTCGACAAGATTATATTTGGGTGATATAAGCGCCACATCCTTAAatgcaaagacatttgagcagtTGTTTCCTACCGTGTCTCATCTTTGTTTTTGGAGAGTGGAGGGTTTAAGAAATATAGTATTGTCCTCTGATCAGATGACCACCCATGGCAGTGAAAAGGACTTCTTACAAAGATTAGAACATGTAGAAGTGAAAGCATGTGGGGATATTCGCACTCTGTTTCTAGCAAAATGGCGGCAAGCTTTGAAAAATCTAAGGAGTGTGGAAATTGATGATTGCGATTCATTGGAAGAAGTATTTGAATTGGATGAGGAGAAAGAGCTGCTGTCATCTTTAACAAGGTTACGGTTGTCATCTTTACCTGAGCTCATATGTATATGGAAGGGGCCCACCAGACATGTCAGCCTCCACAGTCTTGCTCATCTGGAGTTGTTATTTCTTGACAAACTGACATTTATCTTCACACCGTCCCTCGCTCAAAGTCTTATTCATTTGGAAACACTACTGATACATCATTGCCGTGTATTGAAGCGTCTTATCAGAGAGAAGGATGACGAAGGGGAAATAATTCCAGAGTCTCTTGGCTTCCCCAAATTAAAAACTCTCTCTATAATATGCTGTTATGAACTTGAATATGTCTTCCCTGTCTCCGTGTCTCGAAGTCTTCAGAACCTGAAACAGATGGAGATTTTTAAAGCTGACAATTTAAAGCGAGTATTTTACAGTGGAGAAGGAGATGACATTATCATCATCGACTTCCCTCAGCTAAGAAAATTGTCTCTTTCAAAGTGCAGCTTTTTTGGTCCAAGGGATTTTGCTGCTCAATTGCCTTCTTTGCAAGAATTAGCCATTGATGGCCACGAAGAATGGGATAATTTGTTGGCACAGCTTCGA GGGTTTACAAGTTTGGAAACATTAAAGTTGTCCTCCCTTCTTGTGCCTGACTTGAGATGTATATGGAAGGGTCTCGTGTCATGTAATTTGACTACTTTGAAGGTGAACGAGTGTAAGAGACTGACACATGTATTCACTGACAGCATGATTGCTAGTCTACTTCAACTGGAATTTCTAGAGATATCAAACTGTGAGGAATTGGAGCAAATCATTGCTAAGGAAAATGATAATGAAAAGGATCAGATATTTTCAGGAAGTGATCTCCAATCTGCATGCTTTCCTAATTTGTGTCGACTTGTGATCAGAGGATGCAACAAGTTGAAGAGTCTCTTCCCAATAGTCATGGCTTCAGGTCTCAAAAAGCTCCAAATACTTGAAGTAAGAGAATCCTCTCAATTATTAGGAGTATTTGGGCAGGGTGATCATGCTTCACCTGTCAATGTTGAGAAGGAGATGGTGCTCCCTGATCTGCAGGAGTTGTTGCTTATAAAATTACCAAGTATTTCCTGCTTTAGTCTCGGATGTTATGATTTCTTGTTCCCTCATTTGCAGAAGTTGAAGGTGCATGGATGCCCAAAGTTGACCATAGAATCTGCTACCACATCAAATGACTCAATGAGTGCTCAATCAAAG gggtttatgaatttgaaagaaatatctATTGAAAACTTGGAAGGAGTACAAGATTTAATACAAGTTGGATGTTTGATAACTAATAGAAGAGGTGGGCATGAACTTTCAATTGTGAGTTTGGAAACATTACACTTGAACTTATTGCCAGACTTGAGGTGTATATGGAAGGGTCTTCTACCGAGCAATTTGACTTCTTTGGAGGTGAATGAGTGTAAGAGACTGACACATGTATTCACAAACAACATGATTGCTAGTCTAGTTCAACTGGAAGTTCTAGAGATATCAAATTGTGATGAATTGGAGCAAATCATTGCTaaggataatgatgatgaaaatgatcAGATATTGGCAGGGAGTGATCTCCAATCTTCATGCTTCCCCAATTTGTATCGACTTAATATCAGAGGATGCAACAAGTTGAAGAGTCTCTTCCCAGTAGCAATGGCTTCAGGTCTC AAAAAGCTCTGCATGCTTAATGTAACGGAATCCTCTCAATTATTTGGAGTATTTGGGCAGGATGATCATGCTTCACCTGTCAATGTTGAGAAGGAGATGGTGCTCCCTGATCTGCATTTTCTGACTCTATATAAATTACCAAGCATTGTCTACTTCAGTCATGGATTTTATGATTTCATATTCCCTGATTTGATGGAGTTAAAGGTGCGTCAATGTCCAAAGCTGACCACAAAATTTACTACTACATCAAATGGTTCAATGAGTGCTCAATCAGAG GTATCTCAAGTAGCTGAGGGTTTCAGCACTGGTTGCTCCGTGCCAACCAGCACTTGTAGAACGTGGACCATATATAATGGGTGGAAAGAGGAAAAAGAGGAAGAGGATTAG